Genomic DNA from Paracoccus sp. MBLB3053:
ATATCCATCCCAACGACCTTGGCGCCTATCTGGTCGCCTTGACCCATTACGCCGTGATCTATGGCAAGAATCCGATAGGGCTTCCGCACGAACTCCGGCGGGCAGACGGTTCGATGGCTAATGCGCCGTCGCCCGAACTTGCGCAAAGGATGCAGGAAATCGTGTGGGAGGTGGTCACGAGCCAGCCCCTGACCGGCCTGTGACGTGCCCAAGGATCCCCCTAGGGCACGGCTCAGTCTATTTTCCCTAGCCATTCCGTGATGGCACGGATCGCCTCGGGCTCGTCCAGAAACGGGATATGGCCGCGATCGGGAACTTCGGCAAAGACCATGTCGGGGCGGCGACGGCGCATCTCGGTCGCGACATCGCGCGAAAGCAGATCCGAATTTGCACCATGGATCAGTGCAAGCGGCAGGTCTCCGATCGCATCGAAAAGCGGCCACAGATCCACATCCGGGCCTTCGAACGCCGAGAGAAAGGATTCGCGCAATTCGGGGTCGTAATTGATGCGCAGCCCGTCATTCGTCTCGATATAGTGGCGCTGGACCTCGTCGAGCCACCTTCCTTCGGGGACGTTCGCGAATTCCGGCATCAGCTTGGGAAGCTTGCGGGCAAGGTCTTCGTAGCTGCGGGCGGCCGGATTGCGTCCGACATATTCCTTGATCTTTTCAAGACCTGGCCGATGCAGGATCGGGCCGACATCGTTCAGGCAGAGACCGTGCAGGCGGTTGGCGGCAGTCGCCGCCAGATACATGCCGATAATGCCGCCGCGCGAGGTGCCGATGATCGCGGCCTGTTCCAATTCAAGGTGGTTCAGAAGTTCGAGGACGTCGCGGGCTTCCTGCTGGACGGAATAAGTCGCCGCTCCGGTCCAGGCAGAGGCGCCACGACCGCGATAATCCGGGCGGATCAGGCGCACGCCGGGCAGATGGGGCGCGAGATAGTCGAAATCCCGCCCCGTTCGGGTCAGTCCGGGAAGCGCAAGGACCGCAAGCCCTTCGCCCTGATCGCGGTAAGCCAGCCTTGCTCCGTCATCTGCTGCGAAGTGGCGGACGTCCATCAGAGGTTTTCCGACTGAGGCATTCCCAGGACGTGGTAGCCGCCATCCACCATCACGGTTTCGCCTGTGGTGCAGGCCCCCCAGTCCGAGCAGAGCCAGACCGCCGTGCCGCCGATCGATTCCAGCGTCGCATTGGCGCGTAGCGGCGCGTTGGCCTCGGTGTGGCGGTAGGTCTTCCGCGCGCCGCCGATGGCCGCGCCCGCCAGCGTTTTCATCGGGCCGGGGCTGATCGCATTGACGCGGATGCCTTCGGGACCAAGGTCATTGGCAAGATATTTGACCGCACTTTCCAGCGCCGCCTTGGCTACGCCCATCACGTTGTAGAAGGGCGTCACCCGGTTCGAGCCGCCATAGGTCAGGGTCAGGATCGTGCCGCCCTCGGTCATCAGGGGACGCGCGCGACGCGCCACATCGACCAGCGAATAGCAGGAGATCGTCAGCGAATTCTTGA
This window encodes:
- a CDS encoding alpha/beta fold hydrolase; amino-acid sequence: MDVRHFAADDGARLAYRDQGEGLAVLALPGLTRTGRDFDYLAPHLPGVRLIRPDYRGRGASAWTGAATYSVQQEARDVLELLNHLELEQAAIIGTSRGGIIGMYLAATAANRLHGLCLNDVGPILHRPGLEKIKEYVGRNPAARSYEDLARKLPKLMPEFANVPEGRWLDEVQRHYIETNDGLRINYDPELRESFLSAFEGPDVDLWPLFDAIGDLPLALIHGANSDLLSRDVATEMRRRRPDMVFAEVPDRGHIPFLDEPEAIRAITEWLGKID
- a CDS encoding enoyl-ACP reductase FabI; its protein translation is MSDLMKGKRGLVMGVANDRSIAWGIAKALSEQGAELAFSYQGDAFGKRVEPLAASVGSDFLLDVDVTDDASLDAAFGQIEARWGKLDFVVHAIAFSDKNELTGRFVDTSRENFKNSLTISCYSLVDVARRARPLMTEGGTILTLTYGGSNRVTPFYNVMGVAKAALESAVKYLANDLGPEGIRVNAISPGPMKTLAGAAIGGARKTYRHTEANAPLRANATLESIGGTAVWLCSDWGACTTGETVMVDGGYHVLGMPQSENL